One genomic window of Comamonas serinivorans includes the following:
- a CDS encoding histone deacetylase family protein: protein MGRTGYFTHADCKKHDMGPGHPECPQRLDAIEDRLLVTGVSDVLDRREASPASMANLLLAHGRRHVAALRGLNDLLGEEIAAGGPEHYSLDTDTVMGVGTYRAALLSAGASVDAVDAVMSGELENAFCAVRPPGHHACRDKVMGFCFFSNVAIAAKYACERYGLRRVAIVDFDVHHGNGTENIVAGDERILMVSFFQHPFYPEGGAQSDAPNLLNLPVPAYTRGMDIREMVDLIWTPRLEAHAPELILVSAGFDAHREDDMGQMGLVEQDYVWITQRVKDIAAKHCQGRIVSCLEGGYNLDALARSVEAHVRVLADV, encoded by the coding sequence TTGGGAAGGACAGGTTATTTCACGCATGCCGATTGCAAAAAGCACGACATGGGGCCCGGTCACCCGGAATGCCCGCAGCGCCTGGACGCCATCGAAGACCGCCTGCTGGTGACCGGGGTCAGCGACGTGCTCGACCGCCGCGAGGCGAGCCCGGCCAGCATGGCCAACCTGTTGCTCGCCCATGGCCGGCGCCACGTCGCAGCGCTGCGCGGCCTCAACGACCTGCTGGGCGAGGAGATCGCGGCCGGCGGCCCTGAACACTATTCGCTGGACACCGATACCGTCATGGGCGTGGGCACCTACCGGGCGGCGCTGCTGTCGGCCGGCGCCAGCGTGGATGCCGTGGACGCCGTCATGTCGGGCGAGCTGGAGAACGCCTTTTGCGCCGTGCGCCCGCCGGGCCACCACGCCTGCCGCGACAAGGTCATGGGGTTTTGCTTCTTCAGCAACGTCGCGATCGCGGCCAAGTACGCCTGCGAGCGCTACGGCCTTCGGCGCGTGGCCATCGTCGATTTCGACGTGCACCACGGCAACGGCACCGAGAACATCGTGGCGGGCGACGAGCGCATCCTGATGGTGAGCTTTTTCCAGCACCCGTTCTACCCCGAAGGCGGCGCGCAATCGGACGCGCCCAACCTGCTCAACCTGCCCGTGCCGGCGTACACGCGCGGCATGGACATCCGCGAGATGGTGGACCTGATCTGGACGCCGCGCCTGGAGGCGCATGCCCCCGAACTGATCCTGGTCAGCGCAGGCTTTGACGCGCACCGCGAAGACGACATGGGCCAGATGGGCCTGGTCGAGCAGGACTACGTCTGGATCACCCAGCGCGTCAAAGACATTGCCGCCAAGCATTGCCAGGGGCGCATCGTGAGCTGCCTGGAAGGGGGCTACAACCTCGATGCCCTGGCGCGCAGCGTGGAAGCCCACGTGCGTGTGCTGGCCGATGTTTGA
- a CDS encoding enoyl-CoA hydratase: MNDLLAHTRDDRGVHRLTLNDAARFNVLGDAMLAALSEAVTRIAADEGARALVIAARGKAFCAGHDLREMAAQDKAQHLDLFERCSRFMVSLARLPVPVIAAVQGVAAAAGCQLVAQCDLAIAANGTRFGVNGIDIGLFCGTPSVALLRNVPHKAGMHMLMTGDFVDAEAALRLGLVSEVCAPEGLDAAVEALLLKLLARPREALAMGKALVAQQRTLGLEAAYALASRTMAENLALPVTQEGVRAFVDKRAPNWRVSPADPV, encoded by the coding sequence ATGAATGACCTGCTTGCGCACACGCGCGACGACCGCGGCGTGCATCGCCTCACGCTGAATGACGCGGCCCGCTTCAACGTGCTGGGCGACGCCATGCTGGCCGCCTTGAGCGAGGCCGTGACCCGCATCGCGGCGGACGAAGGGGCTCGCGCCCTGGTCATCGCGGCGCGCGGCAAGGCCTTCTGTGCCGGTCACGACCTGCGCGAGATGGCCGCGCAGGACAAGGCCCAGCACCTGGACCTGTTCGAGCGCTGCTCGCGCTTCATGGTCAGCCTGGCGCGCCTGCCCGTGCCCGTCATCGCGGCTGTGCAGGGCGTGGCGGCCGCGGCCGGGTGCCAGCTGGTGGCGCAGTGCGACCTCGCGATCGCGGCCAACGGCACGCGCTTTGGCGTCAATGGCATCGACATCGGCCTGTTTTGCGGCACGCCGTCGGTGGCCTTGCTGCGCAACGTGCCGCACAAGGCCGGCATGCACATGCTGATGACGGGCGATTTCGTCGACGCCGAGGCCGCCTTGCGCCTGGGCCTGGTCAGTGAGGTGTGTGCGCCCGAAGGCCTGGACGCGGCTGTGGAGGCCTTGCTCCTCAAGCTGTTGGCCAGGCCCCGCGAGGCGCTGGCCATGGGCAAGGCCCTGGTCGCGCAGCAGCGTACCCTGGGGCTGGAGGCCGCCTATGCGCTGGCGTCGCGCACCATGGCCGAAAACCTGGCGCTGCCCGTCACCCAGGAAGGCGTGCGCGCCTTTGTGGACAAGCGTGCACCGAACTGGCGCGTTTCCCCTGCGGATCCTGTGTGA
- a CDS encoding electron transfer flavoprotein subunit beta/FixA family protein — protein sequence MKILVPVKRVVDYNVKVRVKADGTGVDIANVKMSMNPFDEIAVEEAVRLKEKGVATEVIAVSCGVAQCQETLRTAMAIGADRGILVESADELQPLAVAKLLKALVDKEQPGLVICGKQAIDDDANQTGQMLAALGDWGQATFASKVEVDGANVKVTREVDGGLETIELSQPAVITTDLRLNEPRYVTLPNIMKAKKKPLETVKPADLGVDVAPRLKTLKVSEPPKRGAGVKVPDVATLVDKLKNEAKVI from the coding sequence ATGAAAATTCTCGTCCCCGTCAAACGCGTGGTGGACTACAACGTCAAGGTTCGTGTCAAGGCGGACGGCACGGGTGTGGACATTGCCAACGTCAAGATGAGCATGAACCCCTTTGACGAGATTGCCGTCGAAGAAGCGGTGCGGCTGAAAGAAAAAGGCGTGGCCACCGAAGTCATCGCCGTCTCGTGCGGCGTGGCGCAGTGCCAGGAAACCCTGCGCACCGCCATGGCCATCGGTGCCGACCGCGGCATCCTGGTCGAGTCCGCCGACGAACTGCAGCCCCTGGCTGTCGCCAAGCTGCTCAAGGCCCTGGTCGACAAAGAGCAACCCGGCCTCGTCATCTGCGGCAAGCAAGCCATCGACGACGACGCCAACCAGACCGGCCAGATGCTCGCCGCCCTGGGCGACTGGGGCCAGGCCACCTTCGCCTCCAAGGTCGAAGTCGACGGCGCCAACGTCAAAGTCACGCGTGAAGTCGACGGCGGCCTCGAAACCATCGAGCTCAGCCAGCCGGCCGTCATCACCACCGACCTGCGCCTGAACGAGCCGCGCTACGTCACCTTGCCCAACATCATGAAGGCCAAGAAAAAGCCGCTGGAAACCGTCAAGCCCGCCGACCTCGGCGTCGACGTCGCCCCGCGCCTCAAAACCCTCAAAGTGTCCGAGCCGCCCAAGCGCGGTGCCGGCGTCAAAGTGCCCGACGTCGCCACCCTGGTCGACAAGCTCAAGAACGAAGCCAAAGTCATCTGA
- a CDS encoding electron transfer flavoprotein subunit alpha/FixB family protein — MTALVIAEHDNASLKSATLNTVTAALACGGDVHVLVAGEGAAAAAAAAAQIAGVAKVIHADGAALKNGLAENVAAQVLAIAGNYSHILFPATASGKNIAPRVAAKLDVAQISDITKVDSADTFERPIYAGNAIATVQSTDAVKVITVRGTGFDAAAATGGAAAVETVAAVADTGKAKFLGAEIAKSDRPELTAAKIIVSGGRALGSKEKFDEVITPLADKLGAAIGASRAAVDAGYAANDLQVGQTGKIVAPQLYIACGISGAIQHLAGMKDSKVIVAINKDPEAPIFSVADYGLEADLFAAVPELVQAL, encoded by the coding sequence ATGACCGCACTCGTCATCGCCGAACACGACAACGCCAGCCTCAAATCGGCCACCCTCAACACCGTCACCGCCGCTCTCGCCTGCGGTGGCGACGTCCACGTCCTCGTCGCCGGAGAAGGCGCCGCCGCCGCTGCCGCTGCCGCCGCCCAGATCGCCGGCGTGGCCAAAGTCATCCACGCCGACGGCGCCGCCCTGAAGAACGGCCTGGCCGAAAACGTCGCCGCGCAAGTGCTCGCCATCGCCGGCAACTACAGCCACATCCTCTTCCCCGCCACCGCCTCGGGCAAGAACATCGCCCCGCGCGTGGCCGCCAAACTCGACGTCGCCCAAATCAGCGACATCACCAAAGTGGACAGCGCCGACACCTTCGAGCGCCCCATCTACGCCGGCAACGCCATCGCCACCGTCCAATCCACCGACGCCGTCAAAGTCATCACCGTGCGCGGCACCGGCTTTGACGCCGCCGCCGCCACCGGTGGCGCCGCCGCCGTGGAAACCGTTGCCGCCGTCGCCGACACCGGCAAAGCCAAATTCCTCGGCGCCGAAATCGCCAAGAGCGACCGCCCCGAGCTCACCGCCGCCAAGATCATCGTCTCCGGTGGCCGTGCGCTGGGCAGCAAAGAAAAGTTCGACGAAGTCATCACCCCGCTGGCCGACAAGCTTGGCGCCGCCATCGGTGCCAGCCGCGCCGCGGTCGACGCCGGCTACGCCGCCAACGACCTGCAAGTGGGCCAGACCGGCAAGATCGTGGCCCCGCAGCTGTACATCGCCTGCGGCATCTCGGGCGCCATCCAGCACTTGGCCGGCATGAAGGACTCCAAGGTGATCGTGGCGATCAACAAGGACCCCGAAGCGCCGATCTTCTCGGTGGCCGACTACGGCCTGGAGGCTGACCTGTTCGCGGCCGTGCCCGAGCTGGTCCAGGCCCTGTAA